The proteins below are encoded in one region of Bacteroides uniformis:
- a CDS encoding glycoside hydrolase family 43 protein, protein MKLKKLTIYCLALFCASSSLYAQSGEEVQKKRSGNPIFPGWYADPEGVVLDGKFWIYPTYSAPYDEQTFMDAYSSPDLVHWTKHPRVLSKENIPWLRRALWAPAVIEANDRYYLFFGGNDIQNNSEIGGIGVAVADNPAGPFKDVLGKPLIDKIVNGAQPIDQFVFRDDDGTYYMYYGGWGHCNIVKLSPDLLGVVPFDDGTVYKEVTPQDYVEGPFMLKRNGKYYFMWSEGGWGSPDYRVAYAIADSPFGPFHREGIILQQDAGVATGAGHHSVVRGKGKDEWYIIYHRRPLGETAANSRATCIDRMYFDKKGKIKPVRMTFEGVKATQTPLD, encoded by the coding sequence ATGAAACTTAAGAAACTTACTATTTACTGCCTGGCATTGTTTTGTGCCTCTTCTTCTCTTTATGCGCAATCCGGTGAAGAAGTTCAAAAGAAACGCAGCGGCAATCCGATTTTTCCCGGTTGGTATGCCGACCCTGAGGGGGTGGTGCTGGACGGGAAGTTCTGGATTTATCCTACATATTCCGCTCCTTATGATGAACAGACTTTTATGGATGCCTATTCTTCGCCCGACTTGGTGCATTGGACCAAGCATCCACGCGTGCTTTCAAAGGAAAACATCCCATGGCTGCGCCGTGCTTTGTGGGCACCGGCTGTCATCGAGGCCAATGACCGTTATTATCTTTTCTTCGGAGGGAACGACATACAGAACAACTCTGAGATTGGCGGTATCGGTGTGGCTGTGGCAGACAATCCGGCAGGTCCTTTCAAAGATGTGCTGGGCAAGCCCTTGATTGATAAGATTGTGAATGGCGCACAACCCATCGACCAGTTTGTGTTCCGCGATGACGATGGCACTTACTATATGTACTATGGCGGATGGGGGCATTGCAACATCGTGAAACTGTCTCCCGATTTACTTGGTGTCGTTCCTTTTGATGATGGCACAGTCTATAAAGAAGTGACTCCTCAGGACTATGTAGAAGGTCCTTTCATGCTGAAACGTAACGGAAAGTATTACTTCATGTGGTCGGAAGGCGGTTGGGGAAGCCCCGACTACCGTGTGGCCTATGCCATTGCCGACTCTCCTTTCGGACCGTTCCATCGCGAGGGAATAATTCTTCAGCAGGATGCCGGTGTAGCTACCGGTGCCGGACATCATTCGGTGGTGCGTGGAAAAGGCAAGGACGAATGGTACATCATTTACCACCGTCGCCCGTTGGGAGAAACGGCTGCAAACAGCCGTGCCACCTGCATTGATCGGATGTACTTTGACAAAAAAGGAAAGATAAAGCCGGTGCGCATGACTTTCGAGGGAGTGAAAGCTACCCAAACCCCACTTGACTAA
- a CDS encoding GH92 family glycosyl hydrolase, whose amino-acid sequence MKRLFAWGTALLLVGGMQAASLPVDEPITPVDYVSTLVGTQSKHSLSTGNTYPAVAMPWGMNFWTPQTGTMGNGWAYTYDADKIRGFKQTHQPSPWINDYGQFAIMPVTGKVAFDQDERASWFSHKAETATPYYYKVYLADHDVTAEFAPTERAAAFRFTFPETEEAYVVVDAMDNGSFVKIIPAEKKIIGYTTKNSGGVPSNFKNYFVLQFDKPFTYTAAVKDGKIDSRTTEAGANHAGGIIGFHTLRGEQVNVRVASSFISHEQAELNLKELGGRTLEEVAKAGRDEWNRVLGRIEVQDTDLDRLRTFYSCFYRSVLFPRSFYEIDAQGQVMHYSPYNGEVLPGYMFTDTGFWDTFRCLFPFLNLMYPSMNAKMQEGLANTYKESGFLPEWASPGHRGCMVGNNSASVVADAWLKGLRGYDIETLWKAVKSGTENVHPEVSSTGRLGHEYYNKLGYVPYNVGINENAARTLEYAYDDWCIYQLGLSLGKSKKELAPFAKRALNYRNLFDPAHKLMRGKNEDGTFQSPFNPLKWGDAFTEGNSWHYSWSVFHDPQGLIDLMGGKDSFNRMMDSVFVLPPVFDESYYGSVIHEIREMQIMNMGNYAHGNQPIQHMIYLYNYSSQPWKAQYWLREVMERMYNANPDGYCGDEDNGQTSAWYVFSALGFYPVCPGTDQYVLGAPLFRSVRLHLENGKTVTIEAPENSRANRYVQKLTVDGVDYTRNYLTHGQLMNGSSLRFTMDNVPNKQRGAGEEDAPYSFSKTLKKKK is encoded by the coding sequence ATGAAAAGACTCTTTGCATGGGGAACCGCCCTCCTTCTTGTTGGCGGTATGCAGGCGGCCTCGTTGCCGGTTGATGAGCCGATTACACCTGTGGATTACGTCAGCACCTTGGTTGGCACGCAGTCCAAGCATTCCCTTTCTACGGGTAATACTTATCCTGCCGTGGCTATGCCTTGGGGCATGAATTTCTGGACTCCACAGACCGGAACCATGGGTAACGGATGGGCTTACACCTATGATGCCGACAAGATTCGCGGCTTCAAGCAGACGCACCAGCCCAGCCCGTGGATTAACGACTACGGACAGTTTGCCATTATGCCCGTTACCGGAAAGGTGGCTTTCGACCAGGACGAGCGTGCCAGTTGGTTTTCTCACAAAGCCGAGACTGCCACTCCTTATTATTATAAGGTCTATCTTGCCGACCATGATGTGACGGCGGAGTTTGCTCCTACCGAGCGTGCCGCTGCTTTCCGTTTCACTTTCCCTGAAACGGAGGAAGCCTATGTGGTGGTAGATGCCATGGACAACGGCTCTTTTGTGAAAATCATTCCGGCTGAAAAGAAAATCATAGGCTACACTACCAAGAACAGCGGTGGCGTGCCAAGCAATTTCAAGAACTACTTTGTATTGCAGTTCGATAAGCCTTTTACTTATACTGCTGCCGTGAAGGACGGAAAGATTGATTCCCGTACCACCGAGGCAGGTGCCAATCATGCCGGTGGCATCATCGGTTTTCATACCCTCCGTGGCGAGCAGGTGAATGTACGTGTGGCTTCCTCATTCATCAGTCACGAGCAGGCTGAGTTGAACTTGAAGGAACTGGGTGGCCGGACGCTTGAAGAGGTGGCGAAAGCCGGGCGTGACGAATGGAACCGGGTGCTGGGCCGCATTGAAGTGCAGGATACCGACCTCGACCGTCTGCGTACTTTCTACTCTTGTTTCTACCGTTCGGTGCTTTTCCCGCGCAGTTTCTACGAGATAGATGCGCAAGGTCAGGTAATGCACTACAGCCCCTATAATGGTGAGGTGCTACCCGGCTATATGTTTACCGACACCGGTTTCTGGGACACTTTCCGTTGTCTCTTCCCCTTCCTCAACCTGATGTATCCATCCATGAATGCCAAGATGCAGGAAGGATTGGCCAACACTTACAAGGAGAGCGGTTTCCTGCCCGAATGGGCCAGTCCGGGACACCGTGGTTGCATGGTGGGCAACAATTCCGCCTCTGTGGTGGCGGATGCCTGGCTGAAAGGTCTGCGTGGCTACGACATCGAGACATTATGGAAAGCCGTGAAGAGCGGTACGGAGAATGTGCATCCCGAGGTTTCCTCTACCGGACGCCTGGGACATGAGTATTACAACAAGCTGGGTTATGTGCCCTATAATGTGGGTATCAACGAGAATGCAGCCCGTACGCTGGAGTATGCCTATGACGATTGGTGCATCTACCAGTTGGGACTTTCGCTCGGCAAGTCGAAGAAAGAACTGGCTCCTTTCGCCAAACGCGCGCTGAACTACCGGAATCTTTTCGACCCTGCCCACAAGCTGATGCGCGGCAAGAATGAGGACGGTACGTTCCAATCGCCGTTCAATCCCTTGAAGTGGGGTGATGCCTTTACCGAAGGAAACAGCTGGCATTATTCATGGTCGGTTTTCCACGATCCGCAAGGGCTCATTGATTTGATGGGGGGCAAGGATTCCTTCAACCGGATGATGGATTCCGTGTTTGTGCTGCCGCCTGTATTCGACGAAAGCTATTATGGCAGTGTCATCCACGAAATCCGGGAGATGCAGATCATGAACATGGGCAACTACGCTCACGGCAACCAGCCCATACAGCACATGATTTACCTCTATAACTATTCCTCCCAGCCGTGGAAGGCGCAGTACTGGCTGCGTGAGGTCATGGAGCGCATGTACAATGCCAATCCCGACGGCTATTGCGGTGATGAAGACAACGGCCAGACATCTGCCTGGTACGTATTTTCAGCTTTGGGATTCTATCCCGTCTGTCCGGGTACAGACCAGTATGTGCTGGGTGCTCCTCTCTTCCGTTCTGTGCGTCTGCACTTGGAAAATGGCAAGACTGTGACGATTGAAGCTCCTGAGAATAGTCGCGCCAACCGCTACGTGCAGAAACTCACAGTGGACGGCGTTGACTATACACGCAACTATCTGACGCACGGGCAACTGATGAACGGCTCCTCACTGCGTTTCACTATGGACAATGTGCCCAACAAACAGCGTGGGGCAGGAGAGGAGGACGCTCCTTACTCCTTCTCGAAAACGCTTAAAAAGAAGAAGTGA
- a CDS encoding glutaminase domain-containing protein: MRKKLLYTLLVSCLFACSDKDTSYEVVKNDLRAPAYPLVTIDPYASAWSMSDNLYDSPVRHWTGKDFPLIGVVKVDGVSYRFMGTEELEMNAIVPTSQQGDWTGRYTTEKPAGDWTSAGYDDSKWKSDRGAFGTKENEPTAKTQWGTRNIWVRRMVNIDRDLTGIPVYLEFSNDDDAVFYINGVKIHGTGTTCNKNKVVKLPDEALAVLKQGDNIIAAECINPVGNGLLDFGLQIPKHLETVFGNTAVQTSADVQPMQTHYAFTCGGVDLKVTFTAPLFMEDLKLLSRPVNYLTYSVAARDGREHEVEVYFEASPRWALDQPYQQSASKGYEADGLLYLKSGSKEQNILAKQGDDLRIDWGYFYMVAGKENTAYSVGNSTELRKNFVNGTLNSASLEGEDSNGNMALVRSHGKVKNVTDKIMLGYDDIYSIQYFGTNLRPYWNSKGDRTIEAEMLAAYNEYDKLLARCYAFDKKLMEDASAAGGKEYAELCALAYRQSIAAHKLVEAPNGDLLWLSKENNSNGCINTVDLTYPSAPLYLIYNPELEKGMMNGIFHYSESGKWTKPFAAHDLGTYPLANGQVYGGDMPVEESGNMLILTAAIAAVEGNADYAAKHWEVLTTWTDYLVEKGLDPENQLCTDDFAGHFAHNTNLSIKAILGVASYGRLAEMLGKKDVAEAYTTKARQMATEWERMANDGDHYRLTFDKPGTWSQKYNLVWDRLLGLDIFDSKIAEMEIPYYLAKQNIYGLPLDNRETYTKTDWIMWTATMAPDQATFREFIVPVHKFMNETIDRVPMSDWVFTDKPNWRGFKARSVIGGYYMKMLEGKLMQNKQ; this comes from the coding sequence ATGAGAAAAAAGCTTTTATACACCTTGTTGGTATCATGCCTTTTTGCGTGCAGTGACAAGGATACGTCTTATGAAGTCGTCAAGAATGACTTGAGAGCTCCAGCCTACCCGCTTGTTACCATCGACCCTTATGCCAGTGCATGGTCCATGAGCGATAACCTTTATGACAGCCCCGTTCGCCATTGGACGGGTAAGGATTTCCCACTGATTGGCGTGGTGAAGGTAGACGGTGTTTCCTACCGTTTTATGGGAACCGAGGAATTGGAGATGAATGCCATCGTGCCCACCTCGCAGCAAGGCGATTGGACGGGCCGGTATACCACGGAGAAGCCTGCGGGCGATTGGACCTCTGCGGGTTACGACGATTCCAAATGGAAGTCAGACCGTGGTGCCTTTGGTACCAAGGAAAATGAGCCTACGGCAAAAACCCAGTGGGGAACCCGTAATATCTGGGTGCGCCGTATGGTAAATATTGACCGTGATTTGACCGGTATACCTGTCTATCTGGAATTCTCCAACGATGACGATGCCGTATTCTACATCAACGGAGTGAAAATACACGGCACAGGAACCACGTGCAACAAGAACAAAGTCGTGAAACTTCCCGATGAGGCTTTGGCGGTTTTGAAGCAGGGCGACAACATCATTGCCGCCGAATGTATCAATCCGGTTGGTAACGGCTTGCTCGACTTCGGCCTGCAGATTCCGAAACATCTGGAAACTGTGTTTGGCAATACAGCCGTGCAGACCTCTGCCGACGTGCAGCCCATGCAGACACACTACGCTTTTACCTGTGGTGGTGTCGACCTGAAAGTCACCTTCACGGCACCTCTCTTTATGGAAGACCTGAAGCTGCTGAGCCGTCCCGTGAATTACCTTACTTATAGTGTTGCTGCCCGTGACGGCAGGGAACACGAAGTGGAGGTGTATTTTGAGGCTTCTCCGCGCTGGGCGCTCGACCAGCCTTACCAGCAATCTGCAAGCAAGGGATATGAAGCTGACGGGCTGCTCTACCTGAAGAGTGGAAGCAAGGAACAGAACATCCTGGCAAAGCAGGGCGATGACCTCCGCATTGACTGGGGATATTTCTACATGGTTGCCGGCAAGGAAAACACTGCATACAGTGTCGGCAACAGTACCGAACTGCGCAAGAACTTCGTGAACGGAACTTTGAACTCAGCTTCGCTCGAGGGAGAGGACAGCAATGGAAACATGGCTTTGGTGCGTAGCCATGGCAAAGTGAAGAATGTTACCGACAAGATAATGCTGGGCTATGACGACATCTATTCCATCCAGTACTTCGGTACAAACCTGCGTCCTTACTGGAACTCAAAAGGCGACCGTACCATCGAGGCTGAAATGCTGGCTGCCTACAATGAGTATGACAAATTGCTGGCACGTTGCTATGCTTTCGATAAGAAGTTGATGGAAGACGCTTCAGCAGCAGGCGGCAAGGAATATGCCGAACTCTGCGCGTTGGCCTACCGTCAGTCCATTGCCGCCCACAAACTGGTGGAAGCCCCCAACGGTGACCTGTTGTGGCTGTCGAAGGAAAACAACAGTAACGGCTGTATCAATACGGTGGACCTGACTTATCCCTCAGCTCCCCTCTATCTGATTTATAATCCGGAACTGGAGAAGGGCATGATGAACGGTATCTTCCATTATAGTGAAAGCGGCAAATGGACCAAGCCCTTCGCCGCCCATGATTTGGGTACCTATCCTCTTGCCAACGGCCAGGTCTACGGAGGCGATATGCCGGTGGAAGAGAGTGGAAACATGCTGATTCTTACAGCTGCCATTGCTGCCGTAGAAGGCAATGCCGACTATGCTGCCAAACATTGGGAAGTGCTCACCACTTGGACAGACTATCTGGTGGAAAAGGGACTTGACCCTGAAAACCAACTCTGTACCGATGACTTCGCCGGACACTTTGCGCATAACACCAATCTTTCCATCAAGGCAATTTTAGGAGTGGCCTCTTATGGCCGGTTGGCTGAAATGCTCGGCAAGAAGGATGTGGCCGAAGCCTATACAACGAAGGCACGCCAGATGGCTACCGAATGGGAGCGCATGGCCAACGACGGCGACCATTATCGCCTGACTTTCGACAAGCCGGGTACATGGAGCCAGAAGTACAACCTGGTTTGGGACAGACTGCTCGGACTGGACATCTTCGACAGCAAAATTGCAGAAATGGAGATACCTTATTATCTGGCCAAGCAGAATATCTATGGTCTGCCCCTCGACAATCGTGAGACTTACACCAAGACCGACTGGATTATGTGGACTGCCACTATGGCTCCCGACCAGGCTACTTTCCGTGAATTCATCGTCCCGGTGCATAAGTTCATGAACGAAACGATAGACCGCGTGCCGATGTCCGACTGGGTGTTTACCGACAAACCCAACTGGCGTGGCTTCAAGGCCCGCTCGGTAATAGGCGGATATTACATGAAGATGCTTGAAGGCAAGTTGATGCAAAATAAACAATGA
- a CDS encoding DUF3823 domain-containing protein, producing MKKTIFYSLFSALFMLTSCSMFEIDNYEEPSETIWGEVVDEATGKRVLTDQGSEGIRVRLTELSWGDNVQHNPDFYCMMDGTFQNTKIFKGEYNVRIDGPFIPLVRENTDGTLLHDGSVNTEISGTTKVKFEVQPFLNVEFVGNPQVSNGVIKAQVRVTRGVSDEVFREKIQPMGNWKDEYLNVTDIQFFVSYSNTVGYRARDERWSSSINYEGKSFEGLLGKEVTIQSNGNVPSGRKVFVRAAARINYDTPVGSGTRRWNYSEPMEVLIP from the coding sequence ATGAAAAAGACAATATTCTATAGCTTATTCAGCGCCCTGTTCATGTTAACCTCGTGTAGTATGTTCGAAATAGACAACTATGAGGAACCTTCCGAGACTATCTGGGGTGAGGTGGTAGATGAAGCGACCGGTAAGCGTGTATTGACCGACCAGGGCAGTGAGGGCATCCGTGTCCGCCTGACCGAATTGAGTTGGGGTGACAATGTGCAACACAACCCGGATTTTTACTGCATGATGGACGGTACATTCCAGAACACGAAAATCTTCAAGGGTGAGTATAATGTCCGTATCGACGGTCCGTTCATTCCGTTAGTACGTGAGAATACAGACGGTACCTTGCTTCACGACGGCTCTGTCAATACTGAAATCAGTGGCACGACGAAAGTGAAGTTCGAGGTGCAGCCCTTCCTGAACGTCGAGTTTGTGGGCAATCCGCAGGTGAGCAACGGTGTCATCAAGGCACAAGTACGCGTAACACGCGGCGTGTCGGATGAGGTCTTCCGTGAGAAAATCCAGCCGATGGGCAATTGGAAGGACGAATACTTGAACGTGACCGACATCCAATTCTTCGTCAGCTACTCAAACACAGTAGGCTACCGGGCACGCGACGAGCGTTGGTCGAGCAGCATCAACTATGAAGGCAAGAGTTTCGAGGGCTTATTGGGGAAGGAAGTTACCATCCAGTCGAACGGTAACGTACCTTCGGGCCGCAAAGTGTTTGTACGCGCTGCCGCACGTATTAACTACGACACACCCGTAGGTAGCGGTACACGCCGTTGGAACTACAGCGAGCCGATGGAAGTGCTTATTCCGTAG
- a CDS encoding RagB/SusD family nutrient uptake outer membrane protein, which translates to MKHKLISAMLCMTLATSCVDMDIAPKNIVTSESLLSNESGMDIYMARLYSNMPWEDFKYLSQWGLNFNGWLNAIGIDGTGEAMNRDGICRAFTGEDNAYWGKAFELLRDANYLIENLPKYQGSYAEITYNHYLGEAYYVRATVFYAMARRFGGIPLVTKVIQYPGDGNLEVPRASEEETWNQVLADYDKAIELMMPGSPKSGYSNKYVALAFKSEAMLYAGSVAKYNETVTGRLTGLGAKTGVRVIGFDESRWQEASKKYFTEAYKAASEVIKSGVYSLYKKKWAANDPEAQYQNMVDMFSDLSNNPENIYVKEYAYPTSTHAYDSYNLPLTFKAPLNCGVCPTADFVELFDGFDRYPDGTLKVTTGNSSTEGNYVMYDSPMDYYKNAEPRLRAYVIFPGDMFKGKEIEIYAGVYTGSTPIKPLLSDYSYGSATTKYNHLSAYKEKPKTLYLSPKSEDQQEIVTLPDGSTMKAAGQNGPFYEDGGSAMTGLLARKWLNPDPAFVPREGNSAQPFILMRYAEVLLNAAEAAVELSLAGVSSPDDTDMLSVATKAINDIRERAGARLLTSSLAGTIDSRDIVRKERRKELAFEHKTKWDLRRWRVNHYEGRDGFWGEQRDKDRFSNTTRYRFRGIYPFYSTETGKWFFDVCFNYTTAGDKDFGYTPLDYYFSIPGGEVSKSPVIDQQPNR; encoded by the coding sequence ATGAAACATAAACTGATATCCGCGATGTTGTGCATGACTCTCGCCACTTCATGTGTCGATATGGATATTGCTCCCAAAAATATCGTGACTTCCGAGTCGTTGCTTTCCAACGAATCGGGTATGGACATCTACATGGCGCGTCTATATAGCAATATGCCGTGGGAAGATTTCAAATATCTGTCTCAATGGGGTTTGAATTTTAACGGATGGCTGAATGCTATCGGTATCGATGGTACCGGCGAAGCAATGAACCGCGATGGTATTTGCCGTGCGTTTACCGGTGAAGACAATGCTTACTGGGGTAAAGCTTTTGAATTGTTGCGCGATGCCAACTACCTGATTGAGAACCTGCCGAAATACCAAGGCTCTTACGCCGAGATTACCTACAATCACTATTTGGGTGAAGCTTATTACGTGCGTGCCACGGTCTTCTACGCCATGGCCCGTCGTTTCGGTGGTATCCCTTTGGTAACAAAGGTCATCCAGTATCCCGGAGACGGCAACTTGGAAGTGCCCCGTGCCAGTGAGGAAGAAACTTGGAATCAGGTTTTGGCTGACTATGACAAGGCCATCGAACTGATGATGCCCGGCAGTCCCAAGAGCGGCTATAGCAACAAGTACGTGGCTCTGGCTTTCAAGTCGGAAGCGATGCTCTATGCAGGTAGTGTAGCTAAATACAATGAAACGGTAACCGGCCGTCTGACCGGCTTGGGTGCCAAAACGGGCGTACGTGTGATTGGATTCGATGAAAGCCGTTGGCAAGAGGCATCCAAGAAGTACTTCACCGAAGCCTACAAAGCTGCTTCAGAGGTGATTAAAAGCGGTGTATATTCACTTTACAAGAAGAAATGGGCTGCTAACGATCCGGAAGCGCAATATCAGAATATGGTAGATATGTTCTCCGATCTCAGTAATAATCCTGAGAACATCTATGTGAAGGAGTACGCTTATCCCACGAGCACTCACGCTTACGATTCTTACAATCTGCCGCTTACCTTCAAGGCTCCGTTGAATTGTGGCGTTTGCCCGACAGCCGACTTTGTAGAGCTGTTCGACGGTTTCGACCGTTATCCTGATGGTACCCTGAAGGTGACGACGGGCAATTCTTCTACCGAAGGCAACTACGTTATGTATGATAGTCCGATGGATTACTACAAAAATGCTGAGCCTCGTCTGCGTGCTTATGTCATCTTCCCCGGTGATATGTTCAAAGGCAAGGAGATTGAGATTTATGCCGGTGTTTATACGGGTTCCACGCCTATCAAGCCACTTCTTAGCGACTATTCGTATGGTTCGGCCACTACTAAGTACAACCATCTGAGTGCTTATAAAGAGAAGCCCAAAACGCTTTATCTCAGTCCGAAATCGGAAGACCAGCAGGAAATTGTAACCCTGCCCGACGGCTCTACGATGAAGGCTGCCGGTCAGAACGGTCCTTTCTATGAAGATGGTGGAAGTGCCATGACCGGTCTGTTGGCACGTAAATGGTTGAATCCTGACCCTGCATTTGTTCCCCGGGAAGGTAACAGTGCACAACCTTTCATCTTGATGCGTTATGCCGAGGTGTTGCTGAATGCGGCCGAGGCTGCTGTGGAACTTTCACTGGCTGGTGTATCTTCGCCGGACGACACGGATATGCTAAGTGTTGCAACGAAAGCTATCAACGACATCCGCGAACGTGCTGGTGCCCGGTTACTGACTTCCTCACTGGCTGGTACAATCGACAGCCGCGACATCGTCCGCAAGGAACGCCGCAAAGAGTTGGCTTTCGAACATAAGACCAAGTGGGATTTGCGCCGCTGGCGTGTGAACCACTATGAAGGTCGCGACGGATTCTGGGGTGAGCAACGTGACAAGGACCGTTTCAGCAACACGACCCGTTATCGTTTCCGTGGTATCTATCCGTTCTATTCGACGGAGACAGGCAAGTGGTTCTTCGACGTTTGTTTCAACTATACGACTGCCGGTGACAAAGACTTTGGCTACACTCCTTTGGACTATTACTTCTCGATTCCGGGTGGTGAGGTTTCTAAGAGTCCTGTGATTGACCAGCAGCCTAATCGATAA